From the genome of Paraburkholderia largidicola:
TCGGCTTCACCCATCGCATGCTGGATGGCTTGCTTGAGCTTCGCTTCGGCAGCCTGACGCCTCTCGATGTCGGCGCGTACGACGAGGAGGTCGGCGAAAACCGACGACAGGTGACGGTCATCCGTGAAATCCACCGTGCCGCCGCTGCCGGGATACAGGCACCTGAGCGCACGATCGGCTGACTCCGATCCGTCAGCGGGCGGCGGCGTGTCTGTTTCGACATGACGCCAGAATGCGGCTTCCAGTGGAATGAGTCGTGCGATCAGTTCGTCGTCTCGCTCGATGCGGTGCACTTCGAGCTTTTGTCCGCAAACTAAAACTGCGACATCTGCCCCTTGCTTCCCTGTGACAGCCAACTGATGCTGGACTTGGATCTGTACATATTCCGGCACCCCGTCACGCCAGAGTCGCGCGCCGAACTCGCCCGCCGTCTTGCATTCGAGGATCTGCACGTCGGGCGTCGCGACCACCTCGCGGTCGATGTTGGCGAGCATGAACGGGAGTGTCGGATGCTGGAGCACGGCATTCACGCGCCGCACGCGGTTGCCCGTCTGCTTCGTGTACGACGCGGCCACGATGGGTTCGAGCAGCGTGCCCCAGTAGACAGGTTCCGTCGTGTCTTCGGGATCAGGGCGAGCCAGGTTTGCATCACGCCCAGTCTTGATGAGCCACAACTCAAGTGCGCTCATGTATGGATTGAGGCCCACGGCAGCGGCAGCGTCTGAGCCGCCGATCCCGGATTTCCTGACCTCAAGCCAGTCCTCGCGTGGCATGCCTTTCGTTTCAACGAGGCGCAATGCTGGACTGCACTTCCCGTGTACGGCGGCTCGGCTTAGAGACATGATTAACTCCAGATGTGAAAACGCCCGGCGGGGAAATTCCCGGCCGGGCGCCTATGCTGTGTTGGTGAAAGTCTCATGGGACGAGCTTCATCGCTTCGTCCCATGCCTTCTGCTTGAGCGTGGCTCCTGCGCCGAACCACGCGGCATCGCGCCGGTGGTCGTCGCTGCGCGCACGGCGTTGATGATCGACAAACTCGGTGATGCTGTTGAGCAGCCCCCAGGCGGTGTCGCTTGCTGAGGCCATTTCAGCGCCTTTGCCCTGGCCGCCAAACAGTGCCTGGACGGCCTTGACAGCACTGTCGTTGGTAGTCGAAACGGGCCGGTCGGATGTGCTGCCTGCGTTGTAGGTCAACACACGCCGGAAATAGGCTTCGGCGGTTTCGTCGCTCACCTTGCGTTCAGACAGGGCTTTCATGCGTGCCATAAAGCCATCCCAGTTCGATATTGCAATACCCAATTGGCGTTTGACGGCCTGCGCATCGAACTGGCTTCGGTGCGGTACTTTGACAGCGCCAGTGCCGTCGCCCAGCGCGATCGCGAGCGTGTTGTTGCACACGACACGCACCGACGTGAACTGCGCGGTTGTCGCGAGCGTGCCGTCGCAGGCGGTGGCGAGCAACAGGTAGCCGTTTACACGGTCGCATCCCTTGAGCGTGGCGCTCTGACCGGTCTTCGCGAGCGCCCACAGTTTCTTGCCGTCCTTCAGCACACCTGCTGTTTCAAGCTCGAACCCGCCAACTTCTGTGAGGTCCCGGTAGAACTCAAGGATCTCGGCGGGCTGTACGACCTGATAGCGGCTGGAGACGACAGATAGCGGTGCTTTCGTGTCGGAGCGGTAGAGCACTTTCTGCTCGGGGAATGCGTGGATCGAGCCGAGGCCCGTGCTGCCGGCGACAAAGCGCACTTCGGATTCTTCAATCTTCCAGTTCATGCCGGCCTGTTGTGCCCAGACTTCGAGCGGCTGGTTATGGGCGAGCTGGTTACCGAGGCCGTGCCACGGGGTGTCATTGACATAGGCCATCGTTTGAACGAGATGCATGGTGGTGCTCCTGATAGAGAAAGTGAGAAGCAGACAGCAAAAATACCTACATCCCCGAAGGGCTGTAGGCATGGCGTCGAATAGCGGACTAGGGAAAACGAAACGAACCGGCGAGCTAGGACGTTTGCTGCTTGCCGAAGGTATGGCCGCATGCCGTGCACTCGAAGTTGTCGAGCACGTGCGTGTCGATTTGCTCGCCTACGGCGGAACCAGCGGCACAACCCGCTGCGCCCCCGAACAGCGCGCCCATGAGCGCACCAGCAAGGCCGCCGAAGATTGAGCCGACGGGGCCGGCGACCATGCCAAGAGCTGCGCCAGCTTCGGCACCGCCTAATGCGGCAGCAGCGCTACCGGCGGCACCGGCAGCTGCACCCACGGCGCTACCAGCTTTGCGAGCATAGTTACGAGTTTTGATGTTTGTGGAGTTGCAGCGGGGGCATTCAAGCGATGTACGCGCAGGCGCGAGAGTACTGGAAGACATTTGGCGACCAAGAGAAAATTGAAGACCGTGAATGGATACCTATTAGTTGAGTGGGACCGTTAGTCCATCTCACTGTAGTGATATAGGTCTCAAAATTTCTGGAATCGATTCTTTGCGTACAAAAGCACGACTGGCGCATCGTACCCAGCCTCGGCCCATGCAGATTGCGCTAGGCAAAAGGCGCGCAATGCGATGGAATAACTTGTGCTATCGGTCGACACTATGCCATCGTGAACTGCTGACTCTCAAAGAATCGATAGACTCCCTTGCCGGCCCTCTTGGCGGAATAAAGCGCACGGTCGGCACACTCAAGAAGTTGATCCGCGTTAGTCCCGTCATGTGGGAAAAGAGCAATGCCAACGCTGGCGCCGATATGCACGGTTGTACCATCAGCGAGCGCGAACGACACTTGGAGCTGCTGGACGATGTGCTCGGCAACGGTGGCAGCGTCATGCGCATGCGCGACCTGTTCCAGAACGATGACGAACTCATCTCCCCCGAGGCGGGCCAGCGTGTCCGTGTGCCTTAGGCGTGCGTTGAGCCGCGTCGTGACGGCCTGCAGGAGTTCGTCTCCGGCCTTGTGGCCGAACGTGTCATTAACCTGCTTGAAGCCGTCGAGATCGACGAACAAGATTGCGCCGGGGACATTCTTTCGAAAGCGGTCGAGCATGTGCTCCAGCCGCGACATCAGCAGCAGGCGGTTAGGTAGCCCAGTGAGTGGGTCGTGGTGCGCAAGCCGAACCATTTCACGTCGCATGTCCCATATACGCGAGTCGTCGATAAGCGTCCAGATGAGGGCGACCGTTTTCTCGTGTTCATCGCGAATAGCATTGATGCGCAGTGAATAGCGATGCACGTGGCTGTGGACCAGCTGGCTAGGCATTTCACCTTGCCAGAAGCCCGTGGACCCGATGGACTTGCGGATTGCCCGATAGAGCGTCCGGCCGGAACATCCGGCCCAAAGGCGGAGCAGGTTTTTGTCTTGGATTTCATCGGAACGGAATCCAGTTATACGCGTGAGTGACGTGTTGGATTCGATCACGTATCCCCGGGCATCGGTGATCACCATGCCGTCCGGACAATGGTCGAAGATCATTGCGCGCAGCCCGAGTCGCTGTACTGTCGTAATCGGAGCAAGAGGTTTCCCGCGTTCCAAATTGCCTCCCTGAGTCCACGAGTTTTTCCTGATCGTGCAGGTTAGAAGGCCGGTGAGACAAATCGTGTCTTGTTCTGACCAGCAACTTCTGACGGTAGTGCTGGCAGATGGGTAACGAAGGCCGCCATAGTCGTGGTGAAGCCATGGGCTAAAGAGCGCCGGAAATATGTCGTTAAGAGGTTATTGAAAAGTTCTCCCCGGTCCATTCCCCGACATGCTAGATCGAGAAATCATGCAGGTCTTGCCCGATGCTGCTAGGGGCGAGGAGCCAATTTCCACTCCCGACGTACATCGCAAGCTCAGTGTCATGCTGCTCGACCCGCCGGTTGTGAAGACCGTGCAGCGACGGCTCGAAGAGATGCTCAAAGATTCGCTTGTCTTCATGGAGCAGCGCGGGAGGGCCAAGTATTGGCGCAAGGTTGCGGGAGCAAGCGGCCTTGCCGCAAAGGCGGCCGGGGCAATGACGCACGGCGAGGCACTGGCCCTGCAGACATTGCGTCGCTTCTCAACGTGGCGGATTCCGGCGTTGGTGGCCGAAACGCTTTCGCCGTTGTTCGATGTTGCTGGCAAGCGTCTGGCGACGGTCAATAGCGAGCATGAGCGACGCTACCGTAAATGGATCGACAAGATCGAGGTCGAAACCGGCAGCTTCGCGCTGCGATACCCCGACGTCGATCCCGATATCTTCGCAACGGTTTCGCATGCGCTCTTTAACGAGCAGAAACTGGAGATCGTCTACCGGTCGCGCTCGAAGATCGACAATGCTGAAGCGAAAGTCATCTACCCGCTCGGGTTGGTGGAGGTCGGCGGGTTGGTTTATCTCGTGGCAGCGATGCCACGCCATCCCAATCCGGCGATGTACCGGCTTGACCGTCTCGCACGCGCGACCATGCTACCCGAGTCGTTTGCCTACCCGCGCGGGTTCAGGCTCTCGCAGTACGTGCGGGAGCAGCGCCAGTTCGATTTCATGGTCGAGGGTGAGATTGACCTGAGGCTGCGTTTCAGGAACGGGGCAGGGAACCATTTGCTCGAAGCGCCGTTGTCCGGCGATCAGCAGGTCATACAGGGCGACAGCACGCTTGAGGTGCGCGGAACGGTGCTGTTGAGCCAGAGACTGCGGTGGTGGTTGAGGGCGTTCGGGCCAAACGTCGAGGTGCTGGGGCCAGAAAGCCTGCGCTCGGAGCTGGCGGCGGAGGCCCGGGCAATGACTGCGATTTACGAAGGGTAGGGAGCTTTGAGCTGTGTCTGTTGAAGGTGCTCGGACATGGTTTGACTGAAGGGGCGGTTATCTTGAGAGGGCGGCATGTTGATGCCGTTCTATTGCACCGCCTGCCAGGAGAAATCATGTGCTCGAATTGTAATTCCTCCCCCCTGCAACATTTGGCCGCATTTGCGATTGTGTTTGTGGCCGCTGTGGTGGGGACGGCGGCAGTTGGAGCGTATGCCGATCGGGTCAAGTCTGATGCGCAGCAGGGATAACTCGACCTGTATGGGATGGCGGGTTTGAAACAACCCGTCACGTTTGACGAATAAGCAGCCGGAAACGATATGCCAGTACGTCCAGCGCCCTTTACGTTGAAATGCACTCGATGTGGGTGGAAACATACATTTGCCCCGCATAGCGATGTCCTGATCCCCGGTCAGGACATGAAATCACTTTGCCCGCGCTGTGGCGCGCGGGAATTACGGCGGAGTGAAGCGACGCTGTTCGACCAGTTGTCGGGCAAGCTGAAGGACGTCATCTCGCGATAGGGCGAGCGGACTCCGATGGCTTCGCTCCCTTTTCATCAGCAATCATCTTGTCACCCAACATGCATCCTGAACAGGATTTCGATCGGCTGTACACGGACATATCTGCAAGCATCGCTGGTGCCATCGCCGATATCGCCGAACTCAATGTCGAGCACGAACAAGGCAAGCAGGAAATCGGCAACATGCTGCAACGGTTGCGCACGATTCAATCGCGCTTCGATCGGCAACTCGCCGATCTCCAGCAATTTGCGGAGTGGGACAAATTCACGCTCGCCTTCTTCGGCGAGACGAATGCAGGTAAAAGCACCATCATCGAGTCGTTGCGCATTCTCTTCAAGGAAGAATCGCGCGAGCAACTGCTGCGCGAACAAGCCTACGACGTCGAACGTTTCGAACAGGCGCTTAAGAACCACGTCGAGCAGGTCCGGCAAGGCATGAACCGCGTTTGCAGCGACTATGCGGCGGAAATTGCCGACATCAGGCAAAGCGCAGCAGCGCTCGCGGGCGTGGTGAAAGCGGAATCGTCGGCGCGTGTGCGCCGCAAGGTCTGGCTGGGTGTGCTTGGCGGCGTCGTGGCGGGTTGCACGCTCGCGGTGCCGCTCACGCTTGTGCTGCGAGGCCTGCTATGAGCACGGTGAGTGTAGAAACCGAGGCGCTCTACGAAGGCGCGACCCGCATCGCGACCTCGGCCGCGCCTGCGCCCGTGAAGGCTACGCGCGCGCCACTATCCCGCGTTCGGGCTGCCACCGAGGCAGTAGACGGTCTGGTCAATGCGTCGCTCCCAGCGCTCCATGAGGCGGTGATCGCGCTAGAAGAGCGCCGGCTGGCGGCGCCGCGCGTGGATGGCCGGATCATCGGCACCGGCGAGGCGGACTTCACCAAGGGCAATACCGTCTATCAGCTGAATCATAAGGGCAAGACCTTCCAATTGCTCGACGTGCCCGGCATCGAAGGCGACGAGAACCGCTACGCGAAGATGGTAGAGGAAGCTGTCGCGAAGGCGCACCTGGTCGTCTATGTCAACGGCACCAACAAGAAGCCCGAGAAAGCCACCGCCGAGAAGATCCGCTCGTATCTGCGCTGGGGCACGCGGGTCTATCCGCTCGTGAACGTGCGCGGAAATGCCGACTCCTACGAGTTCGATAGTGATCGTGAGTCGCTGGAATCGCATGGCGGCGTGCTCGCCGCGCTTAAGCAGACCGTCGGCGTGCTTGATACCGTGCTGCCAGAGGGCGTGCTATTGCCCGGCAACTGTGTGCAAGGGCTGATCGGCTTTGCTTCGCTCGCGGTGAACAGCATCAGCGGCAAGACGAACATCCACCCATCGCGGGACAAGGATCTCGTCATCCAGCAACGCAATTATCGCAAGTATTTCGCGTCCTACAAGGCGATGTTCGAGTTCAGCCAGCTTGGTGTTATCGCGAAACTGGTTGACGCGAAACTGCCCACTTTCCGCGAAGACATTATCGAAAGCAACAAGGTGAAAGTGCGCCAATTGTTGGCCGCGAACATCGCGGATCTGCAAACCGCGCTCGCGGATCATCAGCGCTTCGTGAACGATGTGTCGGGCAGTTTCAAGGACTGCCGTAATCTAGTCGAGACATCGTTGATCACATTCGAGCGCCTACTAGCCAACGGAATCTCCAACCGCTGGTCGGACTTCTTCAACGCGCTCAGCGAACGTGCCGACACGATCGTCGCAAAAAATTTCGGCGAGAACGAGGTCATCGGATCGGAGCTCAGGCGCGCGTCCTCGGCTCTTCAGATTAAGGTGGGCGAGGATATCCAGACGCATCTTCAAACTTTGCTCGAAGAGCTTCAGGAGCGTGCACGCGACGCCATGCAGCGATTGATTGTCGACGTTCAGCGCATGCAGTTCCTGCAAGGCATGAAGCTCGACGCTGGCGACCGCGCTGCGGCATTCCGGATCGAGCAGTTGGACATGAGCCTGAGCCTCAAGGAGTGGGGCGGCATTGCGTTGAATATCGCTTCCTATGCAGTCACGGGCGCAACCATCGGTTCGGCATTTCCAGTGATCGGTACCTTGATCGGTGGGATTGCGGGCGCCGCCATCGGCGCGCTTATGAGTGTGGTCGGGTTCTTTACTAGCAAGGAAAAGCGCATCCGCAAGGCCCAGGCGCAGGTGCAGAACAAGATCGACGATCTGCGTAGCGAGGTCATGCGTAAGCTTCCCGGCGAAGTCGCGAAAATCGCCGGCTCGATTCGCAAGGAAATGGCGGATTCTGTGCTTGCGCAGATCGATGCACTGCATGCAAAACTCGTGCGCCCGCTCGCCGTCATCGAACAGCAGATTGCCGCGATGTCAAACATCAAAACTCAACTTGAACACATGCCCTATGGAACAATTCAAGCAATTCAGCGTTGATAAGGACGCTGCTGTCGGCAAGCTGAACCAGTTGCGCGAACTCCTCGCAGAGCTTGGTGAACTGGGACTGGACGTGCATCAGGATCTGGACAAGATCGGTTCCGCATTGGCATCGATCGAAAGCGACGTGTTGCGTATTGCGCTGCTCGGCGCGTTTTCAGATGGCAAGACGAGTGTCGTCGCCGCATGGCTCGGGCGCATCATGAGCGACATGAAGATCGACATGGACGAATCTTCCGACCGGCTCGCCGTGTACAAACCTGAGGGGCTGCCCGGAGAATGCGAAATCGTCGATACGCCGGGACTCTTCGGCGACAAGGAGAAGACGCTCAACGGCCAGACGGTGATGTATGAGGATTTGACGCGCCGCTATATTTCAGAGGCGCACCTGATTCTCTACGTGGTCGACGCCACGAATCCGCTCAAAGAAAGCCATGGCGAGATCGCGAAATGGGTCTTGCGTGACCTCAACAAGCTCACTTCCACGGTCTTCGTCATCAACAAAATGGACGAGGTGACGGACCTGACCGAACACGCGCTCTATACGGAACAGGCCGCGATCAAGCGGGACAATCTCAAGTTGAAGCTGCAACGTGTGGCGGGCCTTTCGCCGGACGAGTCGGCGCAGCTCAATATCGTGTGCGTGGCCGCGAATCCGAATGGCCGCGGTCTCGAATTCTGGTTCGGCAAGCCGGAGCACTACGAAAGCCGCTCGCGCATCAATGATCTCAAAGCGACAACGGGCCGGATCCTCAAGGACAACGTGCCCGGGATACTGATCGCGAAAACGGGCTTCGACGTCGTGCGCGACGTCGTTGCGCAGAAGCTTGCCGCTGCTCAGATGCAACTCGACGAACTCGCGATCTATGCGAAGCAGAATCAGGAGGAGTCGGAGCGTATCAAGAGCGATATCAACCGCGGCCGCACCGATGTCAATCGGCTCGGTGGCGAGCTTGGGAAGGAATTGCAGGCGATGGAAAAGCAGTTGCTCAACAAGTTGCGCCCCTTGTCGCTCGACGACATTCGCGGCTATCTCGAAGACGAGATTGGCTATGCGCAAGACGGCATTGGCTACAAGCTGCATCTCAATATCAAGACGGCGGTCGATCACTTTTTCGAACAGTCTTCAGCCGTCACGAACCGTATTTCAGTTGAGATCAGTCGCCAGCTCGACAAGAGCGAGAGTTTCGTTGAAGCAATGAGCGAGGGCATGCTCCAATCGGCAAGCGGCGTGCTCAAGGGCATTTCGAAGGTCAATCCGAGTGTCATCAAAGGCACGATTTTCTCTGCACGCGACCTGCTGGGCCAGTTCACGGGCATCGCCATCAAGTTCAAGCCATGGCAGGCCACGAAGTTTGCCGGCGCCATCGCGACCTGGGCCGGTCCTGCGGGCGGTGCCATTTCGTTGGGCGTCGATGTGTACAAGATGTACAAGAGCCACGAGTTGGAGGCCGAGTTGAGGCAGGTCAAGGACGAAATTGGCGACGTCATTAAGAGCGCCTTCAAGGATATCTACGACCTCCTCGCCGACAACGAAAAAATGCTCGACTTCTTCGCGCCGCAACTGCGCGAGTTCCAGCGCATCGTTGCGACCATGAGTGATAGTGCCAGAGCCATTCAGGAGAGTCACGGGAAGTTTGGCCAGATCGAGCGGCGACTGAAGATGCTCGCCTGAAGGTAGGCGTGAGGGTTTGTGCTGCTCTGTCCATGAGCATTGCCAGAAGCAGAGCGCCGGTGATGGCGGTCGCACTGAGCGCCGCCTGTGCTTCCCGGGCGATCACAGGGTTTCCTCGATGGTTTCTTCGAATGTGCCGTTACTGAACCCGGCACTTGCCACGGCATCGAGCGCTGCCTGATCGAATCCCATCTCCTCGCGCCAGGCATCAATCTCCCGTGCCTGCTTCAAGGTCTCGTGAAACGGTGTCAGCTGCGTCGGATTCGCCTTGCGCCTGTACTTCGGCCCGTCCTGCACCTCGGTATTTAGGTATTTCTGAATAGTGTTGCACGACACGCTAGCGGGGCTTGAAGTCTAGCGTACGGGATAGCCTGAACGGCTTTGACAGGCCCGGGCAGCAAATGCGACAGGACCAGGAGCGGCGAAAGGGATTTGCCAGAATATCCCTGAGAATATGCTGGTCGGCATTAATTAACGTCTGAGATTCCCGGAGCCGATACAATGCAGGTGACCAGTAACGAGCGGAACGAAGTCCTGTTCAAAGAGCGTTCGATTTAAAACGCCGTACCCAACGATCAATGGCACATCACCGCTTTCAGTCGCTATCCAGCACTGCGCGGCATTAACGGCGTTTCCGATGAAGGTACTTCTACGAAAATCACATCGCGAGACCGAATCTAGTTCGACAAGTGATTCAATGTCGTCGCTGAACGCGAGGGAAACGTTAAATGGATGGACTGTCATTGTTGTGACGGATTCGCAAACGTAGCGATTAAACCCCCTGTTTAGCCAGCGAGTCTGCCCTGTGACGAAGCTCTGAACGACCGCTCCCGGCATCTTCGATCGTCCGTTACGGGCCGGCTCGTGCCTTTCACATGACTGTGGCGGTCAACGGTCGATCGAGATATACGTCGAACAGAGTTCGGCCATGAGGGGGCGCTTGCTGTCGCAGGGGAAGGTCGCACAAGCGTCCGCTTCACGCTGATAACAGCCGTCTGGATGATTGAATTATCGCCAGTAGCAATGGGAATCTCCGGTTCCCCGCCAAGCTAGGCTACGCTTTTTGGCGGAGATAGGGCGAAGTGGCTCTTCTCAGGGGAATTGATCCGAAACGGGACAGGCGATCCATTGACGTGAATTCAAACCTACGGCGCCAAGGCCATTATTGAGTTGTCGCGTATTGCACCCTCTAACGCGAGACCTCGATTACGTTGCGAAAACCCATGAAATTTCTGCGCACCCTGATCATCCTCGCCCTAACTACTCCTTTTTTTGCCGCGTGCGCTTCCTCGGATGATCGGTTCTCAAACGAGCAGATATTCGCATTCGGTCCGACTTATTCTGAATGTCAAAGTCTGCCGGACGGCCTGCCTTTCAATATCTGGGGTGATCGTCTGCCCCACAATATTCAGCAAACCGTCAGCCCGGATGAAAGCATGTTGACTGTTCAGGGGACCGAGTATGAAGGGGAGCGGTATTTGGACGTGACGGTGTACCGGTTCTTCGTGAATAGCCATCAGTGTAAGGTTTTTGCGGCTGCATACAACGGCGAGCGGCGGCGGATCATGGCTGCGGCGACCGCAA
Proteins encoded in this window:
- a CDS encoding helix-turn-helix transcriptional regulator — protein: MQVLPDAARGEEPISTPDVHRKLSVMLLDPPVVKTVQRRLEEMLKDSLVFMEQRGRAKYWRKVAGASGLAAKAAGAMTHGEALALQTLRRFSTWRIPALVAETLSPLFDVAGKRLATVNSEHERRYRKWIDKIEVETGSFALRYPDVDPDIFATVSHALFNEQKLEIVYRSRSKIDNAEAKVIYPLGLVEVGGLVYLVAAMPRHPNPAMYRLDRLARATMLPESFAYPRGFRLSQYVREQRQFDFMVEGEIDLRLRFRNGAGNHLLEAPLSGDQQVIQGDSTLEVRGTVLLSQRLRWWLRAFGPNVEVLGPESLRSELAAEARAMTAIYEG
- a CDS encoding DUF932 domain-containing protein; the encoded protein is MHLVQTMAYVNDTPWHGLGNQLAHNQPLEVWAQQAGMNWKIEESEVRFVAGSTGLGSIHAFPEQKVLYRSDTKAPLSVVSSRYQVVQPAEILEFYRDLTEVGGFELETAGVLKDGKKLWALAKTGQSATLKGCDRVNGYLLLATACDGTLATTAQFTSVRVVCNNTLAIALGDGTGAVKVPHRSQFDAQAVKRQLGIAISNWDGFMARMKALSERKVSDETAEAYFRRVLTYNAGSTSDRPVSTTNDSAVKAVQALFGGQGKGAEMASASDTAWGLLNSITEFVDHQRRARSDDHRRDAAWFGAGATLKQKAWDEAMKLVP
- a CDS encoding YqaJ viral recombinase family protein, with product MSLSRAAVHGKCSPALRLVETKGMPREDWLEVRKSGIGGSDAAAAVGLNPYMSALELWLIKTGRDANLARPDPEDTTEPVYWGTLLEPIVAASYTKQTGNRVRRVNAVLQHPTLPFMLANIDREVVATPDVQILECKTAGEFGARLWRDGVPEYVQIQVQHQLAVTGKQGADVAVLVCGQKLEVHRIERDDELIARLIPLEAAFWRHVETDTPPPADGSESADRALRCLYPGSGGTVDFTDDRHLSSVFADLLVVRADIERRQAAEAKLKQAIQHAMGEADRAIFETGSVSFRRSRDGCGVDLKRLLADHPEFTVQYGVTKPGSRRFLVSA
- a CDS encoding diguanylate cyclase domain-containing protein; its protein translation is MIFDHCPDGMVITDARGYVIESNTSLTRITGFRSDEIQDKNLLRLWAGCSGRTLYRAIRKSIGSTGFWQGEMPSQLVHSHVHRYSLRINAIRDEHEKTVALIWTLIDDSRIWDMRREMVRLAHHDPLTGLPNRLLLMSRLEHMLDRFRKNVPGAILFVDLDGFKQVNDTFGHKAGDELLQAVTTRLNARLRHTDTLARLGGDEFVIVLEQVAHAHDAATVAEHIVQQLQVSFALADGTTVHIGASVGIALFPHDGTNADQLLECADRALYSAKRAGKGVYRFFESQQFTMA
- a CDS encoding LeoA/HP0731 family dynamin-like GTPase codes for the protein MEQFKQFSVDKDAAVGKLNQLRELLAELGELGLDVHQDLDKIGSALASIESDVLRIALLGAFSDGKTSVVAAWLGRIMSDMKIDMDESSDRLAVYKPEGLPGECEIVDTPGLFGDKEKTLNGQTVMYEDLTRRYISEAHLILYVVDATNPLKESHGEIAKWVLRDLNKLTSTVFVINKMDEVTDLTEHALYTEQAAIKRDNLKLKLQRVAGLSPDESAQLNIVCVAANPNGRGLEFWFGKPEHYESRSRINDLKATTGRILKDNVPGILIAKTGFDVVRDVVAQKLAAAQMQLDELAIYAKQNQEESERIKSDINRGRTDVNRLGGELGKELQAMEKQLLNKLRPLSLDDIRGYLEDEIGYAQDGIGYKLHLNIKTAVDHFFEQSSAVTNRISVEISRQLDKSESFVEAMSEGMLQSASGVLKGISKVNPSVIKGTIFSARDLLGQFTGIAIKFKPWQATKFAGAIATWAGPAGGAISLGVDVYKMYKSHELEAELRQVKDEIGDVIKSAFKDIYDLLADNEKMLDFFAPQLREFQRIVATMSDSARAIQESHGKFGQIERRLKMLA